GACGTGCATACAGCTAAAACAGAGCTGTGAGTTTCCAAATCTGTGAATCACCGCAGAGCTCGAAACACTGCTTCGCTTTGGACTTACAGCCATGTGGCTGTTGATCGCGAAGCCACCCATTCCGAATGGCATCGCGCCTGCCGCGAGTCCATCGGGAATCATGGCAGCGCCTCCAGGACCGGCTATCATGCCCCCTGCTCCGAGTGCGCCACCCATGCCCGccgccgctgcagctgccgcagcTTGGCTCTGAGGCTCCGATGTCGCACCGGGGGGGCCCATGAGGCCCACCGCAGCTGCGCCCGCTGGGGCAGGCACACTCGCTCCGGCGTGATTCGGGTGCGGGCCCACTAGGGTCGCCCCCGGGGTTTGCGGATGGGGCGGGAAGCCTGCCGCACCTGCGCCGCCTGCGCCTGCGACGACGACGCCTGCAACCAAGCCTGCATTTGCGCCTCCGAGGCTCACGCCTCCAGGCCAGCAACCAGGGGCTTGAGGCGCGCCCGCCTGGTTCGCGAAGGCATGCGCAGGAGGCGTGCACCCTTGGGGGTTCTGAGCAAGCATTCCGGCGGGGTTGAGATGCTGGGGCGGGCCCGGGGTCGGGCTGCCTCCGCTCCCCACTGTCCCCTGAGGCAGGTGCCCTGCAGGGCCCCGGTTCGCGCCTCCTGAGCCGGATCCGCTGCCTGCGCTTCTGCCCTGGGGCACAACTGCACCGTCCGGCGCCCCAGGGGCACCTGCACCCCCCGCAGGGGCCGCCTGCAGCCCTCCGGGGCCACTGGCGCCCGTGCTCGCCTTGCCATTTCCGCGCGAACCGGCGCCGCTGGCGTCGCCGTTGGAAGCCGCAGCGCCCGCGTGCGGCGCGTGACGAGAGCCTGAGACGGAGTGTGGCACGGGGACTTGAGCGTGATCTCCAAGACTGCCTGTACCTCCAGGCGCCCCTAGGGAGACTGCGGCGGATGCCTGACCCGCGCGAGCATCCGGGGGCCCACCTACGCCTGGCAGAGCCATCCCCGTCCCTGGGCCGAGCTGGGGCGCCACAGGCGCCATCATTCCTCCATTGCCTACCCCCGGGTACGGCCTATGAGGGTACGCATTCGCACCGAGCGCCGATGCGCCACCTCCCACGTGCTGGCCCCGAAGGGTAGCCGCAGTTGCGTGAGAAGGGGTTGACGGCGTGAAGGCGTTCGCGTGCGGATTGAACTGGAAGCCCTTCTTGGAACCGAAAGACGAAGACTGGGAAGAATCTGAGAACCCAAAAAAACCGTACAAAAAGAGCTCATTTACATACTGTTTCCTTCCATGCGGTAGGCgtccctcttccttcttggtccgcctgctccttcttcctcaccgtTTTCTTTTCACTGCGACGCCTACACTCCCTGGCGCCTCCCGCactgtctctccccctctcgAGCCCGACGACGCACCTCCGGTAGACGCGCCTAGAGTCCTTGTCGCGTCGAAAGCATCAGCCGCCAGTTATCTTCTACGCGTAATATATGGATTACTGTTGTCACTCGTACTCACTGCGGGAGGAACCTACTTTGCTAGTCTCCTTGCTACTGTTACTCTGTACAGAATACACGGATCGGATTCTTATTGCCTGGCATCCTCCCTATGTCCGCTTTCGATTCCTGCCCCCCATGAGGGGATACGGATTTCCTTCGACAAGGCGGAGAAGCAAACACCCATACCTGCAGAGGACGATGTGGCAGATGCAGGGGAGCCGTCGGCAGAGGTGCCGCTTCCCGAGCTGCTGCTTCCTGACGGAGAGGacttgttcttctccagtaGCTGCGTGAAGACTTTCGACGCACTAAGGAACTCGTTCTTGTCTTGCGCGCGATCGCGTCGCTTGATTTCCCCGCCACCAGGCTGTGACTGCTGattcttgttcttcttgaAGTTCAGCCACTCCTCTTGAGTCTGGTCGTCCAACTTGGGCAACGCGGGCTCCAGATTCAACGCATGGATGCCTCCCAACTCATGCATTGCCGGCGCTCTGAAAAAGCAAGAACCACAACACAGCGTTTGCGCTGTAAATGCAAGCATGCCGCATTCGCGCACAGGTTCCCTATTTACGCGTTTTCATAGGAGTCCTCATCTTGTTACACAAGCACTCGGCAAAAGAAACCCATGCGAACTCACCTCGCAGGCGACCCAGATGCGAGAATGCTTCGCATTTTCTTGTGAGTCTCGTGGAGTTCCTTGTGAGGGGGAGGAGTCGACGCGACACCTGACAAAAACCACGAAGCGCCACATGCACGAATCCGTGTTTCGCCTTTTTTATCGGTCTTCCCGCGATTACACAAACAGAAGCACCCCACCATGTCCGTATCCACCAGTTtggacgaagacgcagcaggACGGAGCCTCGTCGGTACTGGTGGCGCTCCCGCACTCTGTGGCGGCACCATTCGTTTCCTGCCGCGATCGTCTCACATAGTCAGGCTCTAGAAACGCGCTTTAAACCTCGTTGTCTCTGCCCAACAAACGTCGGCCCACCTGGTCCCATGGCGCCGCCTGCAGCTCCCAACGCGGGGGTGTGGACCCTGGAGAGCTCCTTGCGTTGATTTTCCTTGGCAGCGATCTCGAGATTTTCTCGCAGCTTCCGGAGCGCACCACCGGCGACTTTCGCCACGTGTCCAGTGCTTCCACTGGCATGAGCGCCAGCGACTCCCTTGCCTTGCGCGCCGACGCCTCCCGATCGATTAGCGGACCCCGAAGCTgagacagctgcagagcTCGCAGCTCCTCTatctccacctctctctccagttgcAGAAAGGCCACCGACAGCCGCGCCACTCTTGTTGGCGTGGGCACCCGAGGCCATGACGTGAGGGAATGAACCGGAGGACGCCGTGTTTCTACTTGATCCTCGCGAGCCGCCACCGACCCCACTGTCGGCTCCACAGGATGATGAAGAACGACTCGAAGACGGAACGCCAGGTCCCGGGCCGTCTGGGGGCGCTCGCCGATGCTGCGAGTAGCCCCCAGTGCCCGTAACAGCGCTGAACAAagcctcctcgtcctcaaCCTGAAGGCAGAAAATGGCAACAAGCGTGCGTGTTTGATGAGCACAGGCACTTTAGCGACTCACCCCTACAAGAAGACGTGGTAGAAGAGCCCCCGAAACCACGAAACTGTTGACATGTCCGAAATATGAACTTCCATTTGCATGTCTTTGACACCGCCGCGCAATGCCTTGAAACCGCGAGAAGAATCCCCCCTCCACCGCTCTTTAACGCGTTCTCGTTGTTACTCGTTTCTCGAAGTCTGCACCACGAGACGACTGACGAAAAACCCACTCTCGCAAACGTTCGCGATGCCCCCCGGGATTTCCGCAACGCAGGATTGCCCCCCCTCTCCCATTGGTCGTCAGACACGACGGAACTCACCCCGCGGGAGTCATCGACGGCGCCATCGCGGGTTCCCTGTTGTTGTTTCTCGAGTTCGGTGGCGATTCTGTCTGCCTGCTGCTGAACCTGAAGCGGAATGGCATCTAGGTCGAGTTTGGTCGTGTACAACTCCTCTTTATACGAGCTGCGGACGCCGAAGCGTTGCTCGTTCACAGCGAACTGATCCCAGTCGGAGGCGGTTCCGCCGTTCACTCGACGGGCGCCTACGCCTCCGGCGGGCTCGAGGGCGCCGAAGGTGTCCTCGCCTCGAGAGCCGTCGCCTACCCACTTCTGCAGCTCTCGCGGTTGGCCTGCGCCGCCCCGCGTGCTCCTGTCATTGAAGCGCTTGCCACTGTGCGCGCTGATCTGCGTGTCTGTCTGGAAGCCCGAGCCCGCGTGGACTGCAGCCCCCTGGAGGCCCGAACTGGAGCTCGACGCCGGACCTGCAGGCCCGGACGGCGCGAGCGGCACATCAGTCGCgtggaaggagacgaagcaacGGTCGGGCAGGTGCATCTGGCGCTTGATCTCGCCACTGACGCGCGTCTTCGAGGGCAAGTCTCTGGCGCAGGAGAGCACCAAGGACCCCTCTTGGCCGTCCTTccggtccttcttctcgtacGCATGGAAGAGCCCCTGAACGCGGCCGCCGTTCTCCAGGTTCACGCGGACCTCTCGCCCCGCGAGAACCGCCATACAGTAGTTCAGGCGCAGCTCGTTCACCTCGGCCGGCGTCACCGACTTCCGGCCGCTCTCCGGGCGGCCTGCGGGCCCCGAGCTCGGCGACTGCGCGTCTGTCTTCCCCATgtggaaaaacggagaaaaacacgGTCACGATtgcaaacagagaaaggcaggggcgacggcgaggaggaagaagtgcCGCAGTCCTGCGCGTTTGCCCACGACCGCCGCTACagggatatatatatatatatatatatatatataaaccCTCAAAGACGGAGCAACGAGCCGAGAGATCCGTTGCACTCTGAGACCCTGGACTAGATCCGACGCGTGTGGGAAAAGATTCGAAGTGATGCAACttagaagagaaggaacggagacgagaggcgcGTTTCCCGTCTTCGTCGGACTGAATCGAAGAAAGTCGACTCCACTTGCGGGTTtccggagacagacaaggcAGATCACGGGGAAGCAGCCTAGTATGTGTATCTAcagcagcgcgagaagaaaacagggtGCAACAAACAATCAAAAAGCGTAGGCAAAAATCCGCGCATTCACATCCGTGCCTAGATACTGTTGTCTCCAGTGAAGAGATGAATGTAGAAGAATAATAAAAGAAACCCGAGTGGTTCCACATTCAACGGGGCAGAGGCCCAAAAAACACCCAATTAAGACCGATCACGGGATGTGAAGATGAGGGCCTCTGGATTCCCGAAGATTCCCAATTTCCTCCACCCGCTGCGCCCCGTAACCCC
This Toxoplasma gondii ME49 chromosome VIII, whole genome shotgun sequence DNA region includes the following protein-coding sequences:
- a CDS encoding LsmAD domain-containing protein (encoded by transcript TGME49_231440), coding for MGKTDAQSPSSGPAGRPESGRKSVTPAEVNELRLNYCMAVLAGREVRVNLENGGRVQGLFHAYEKKDRKDGQEGSLVLSCARDLPSKTRVSGEIKRQMHLPDRCFVSFHATDVPLAPSGPAGPASSSSSGLQGAAVHAGSGFQTDTQISAHSGKRFNDRSTRGGAGQPRELQKWVGDGSRGEDTFGALEPAGGVGARRVNGGTASDWDQFAVNEQRFGVRSSYKEELYTTKLDLDAIPLQVQQQADRIATELEKQQQGTRDGAVDDSRGVEDEEALFSAVTGTGGYSQHRRAPPDGPGPGVPSSSRSSSSCGADSGVGGGSRGSSRNTASSGSFPHVMASGAHANKSGAAVGGLSATGERGGDRGAASSAAVSASGSANRSGGVGAQGKGVAGAHASGSTGHVAKVAGGALRKLRENLEIAAKENQRKELSRVHTPALGAAGGAMGPGVASTPPPHKELHETHKKMRSILASGSPARAPAMHELGGIHALNLEPALPKLDDQTQEEWLNFKKNKNQQSQPGGGEIKRRDRAQDKNEFLSASKVFTQLLEKNKSSPSGSSSSGSGTSADGSPASATSSSADSSQSSSFGSKKGFQFNPHANAFTPSTPSHATAATLRGQHVGGGASALGANAYPHRPYPGVGNGGMMAPVAPQLGPGTGMALPGVGGPPDARAGQASAAVSLGAPGGTGSLGDHAQVPVPHSVSGSRHAPHAGAAASNGDASGAGSRGNGKASTGASGPGGLQAAPAGGAGAPGAPDGAVVPQGRSAGSGSGSGGANRGPAGHLPQGTVGSGGSPTPGPPQHLNPAGMLAQNPQGCTPPAHAFANQAGAPQAPGCWPGGVSLGGANAGLVAGVVVAGAGGAGAAGFPPHPQTPGATLVGPHPNHAGASVPAPAGAAAVGLMGPPGATSEPQSQAAAAAAAAGMGGALGAGGMIAGPGGAAMIPDGLAAGAMPFGMGGFAINSHMAQMNMMGGNFIGQPPPPPTHHGHQRQPPHQQALIGNAMNMRMGPGAVAGVPHPQGGTSGHPNGGSAPHYAPFQPLSAEKTGKGGRGSSGASRTREVGEFVNSLVNKARQEKLSQISPEWTGLGTDSYRVILGQIPPTSFPQAATLPAAALSAPIAPFPILHPQLSAPLPAGPLFSLHPRILFPAGPQAFLSPAAGAPPHPGAMSYPLMYPPLPLAQHLSPVVSNPAAAAAVAAAAAAAAAHQGHASAHPGGAAQPLPAAGAPGAAGLPNNNQPSGVVATGTLCPSNGATAGAQGAGFQQSQLMMQQQAPNRGAVQPQRGVGAVAGLPCTFPVPQGQPQPGQPQPQPVVGMTGAMGQPVAAQAGPNFAAMAAALGHQHFQGAAAGGGVMGAAHAVPYVPQPLAGLTGAGRPLAYAPMVAGTPQQGLLHGLGAPQQAIMPGPPLLATPAAAGVTHPTAGASITQPIPPETRALQTAGAGQSGDSASAGARGAQNTGVAATTSVGSSGNGGATPAGTSGSQVPGTDGGAAASSGSTSVGTPAAGAMVNGSGSGGAGSGAGSGAE